In one Alnus glutinosa chromosome 14, dhAlnGlut1.1, whole genome shotgun sequence genomic region, the following are encoded:
- the LOC133857261 gene encoding aldehyde dehydrogenase family 2 member C4-like, with protein sequence MGSTHCNDSLDFSVKIPAIKFTKLFINGEFVDSISGKTFETTDPRTGEVIARIAEGDKEDVDLAVKVARDAFDHGPWPRLPGSERGRIMMKFADLIDQNVEELAALDTIDAGKLFSMGKAVDIPNVATTLRYYAGAADKIHGEVLKMSREFHAYTLREPIGVVGHIIPWNYPSTMFFIKISPALAAGCTMVVKPAEQTPLSALFYAHLAKLAGIPDGVLNVVTGFGPTAGAAISAHMDVDAVSFTGSPEVGRKVMQAAAESNLKVVSLELGGKSPLIIFDDADVEVAAQLALTGILHNKGEICVASSRVYVQEGIYDQVVKKLVEKAKAWVVGDPFDPQVQQGPQVDKKQYEKILSYIEHGKREGATLLTGGKPLGGKGYYIEPTIFTDFKEEMLIAKDEIFGPVMALAKFKTIEEAIERANKTRYGLAAGIVTKDLNVANTVSRSIRAGTIWINCYFAFDNDCPFGGYKMSGFGKDNGLEGLHKYLHVKSVVTPLYNTPWL encoded by the exons ATGGGGAGTACTCACTGCAACGACAGCTTAGACTTTTCTGTCAAGATCCCGGCGATTAAGTTCACGAAGCTGTTCATCAATGGAGAATTTGTTGATTCCATTTCAG gaaaaactttCGAGACGACAGATCCAAGAACAGGAGAGGTGATAGCGAGGATTGCAGAAGGAGATAAGGAAGATGTTGATTTGGCTGTGAAGGTGGCTCGTGATGCTTTTGACCATGGTCCATGGCCTCGCTTGCCCGGCTCT GAGAGAGGAAGGATAATGATGAAATTTGCAGACTTGATTGACCAAAATGTGGAAGAACTAGCTGCCTTGGATACGATTGATGCTGGGAAATTGTTCAGTATGGGCAAGGCCGTGGACATTCCCAATGTGGCAACTACTCTCCGTTACTATGCAGGTGCAGCTGATAAAATTCACGGAGAGGTATTGAAAATGTCCCGTGAATTCCATGCATACACGTTGCGTGAACCGATTGGCGTCGTAGGACACATCATTCCTTGGAACTATCCAAGCACCATGTTCTTCATCAAGATTAGCCCCGCTTTAGCGGCAGGGTGCACCATGGTCGTCAAGCCCGCTGAGCAAACGCCTCTCTCGGCTCTCTTTTATGCTCATCTTGCTAAGCTG GCTGGTATCCCCGATGGAGTGCTCAATGTTGTAACCGGGTTTGGGCCAACAGCTGGGGCAGCCATTAGCGCTCACATGGACGTTGATGCT GTCAGTTTCACTGGTTCTCCAGAAGTAGGACGTAAAGTAATGCAGGCGGCAGCAGAAAGCAACTTGAAAGTGGTTTCACTTGAATTAGGAGGCAAGTCTCCCCTCATAATTTTTGATGATGCTGACGTTGAGGTAGCTGCTCAGCTGGCTCTCACGGGTATCCTGCATAACAAG ggAGAAATATGCGTGGCAAGTTCTCGTGTTTATGTTCAAGAAGGGATATATGACCAAGTTGTAAAGAAATTGGTGGAAAAGGCAAAAGCTTGGGTAGTCGGGGATCCATTTGATCCTCAAGTTCAACAGGGACCCCAGGTCGATAAGAAGCAGTATGAAAAAATTCTTTCCTACATTGAGCACGGCAAGAGAGAAGGAGCCACACTCTTAACTGGAGGCAAACCCTTGGGAGGAAAAGGATACTACATTGAGCCTACAATTTTCACAGACttcaag GAAGAAATGCTTATAGCCAAGGATGAAATATTTGGACCTGTTATGGCGCTCGCCAAGTTCAA AACAATTGAGGAGGCGATTGAGAGGGCAAACAAGACTAGATATGGGTTAGCGGCGGGCATCGTGACAAAGGACTTGAATGTGGCTAACACTGTCTCAAGATCAATCCGTGCTGGTACCATTTGGATCAACTGCTATTTTGCCTTCGACAATGACTGCCCTTTTGGAGGGTATAAGATGAGTGGGTTTGGAAAAGATAATGGATTGGAAGGCCTTCACAAGTATCTTCATGTGAAGTCGGTTGTAACTCCCCTTTACAATACTCCCTGGCTTTGA